A genome region from Ptiloglossa arizonensis isolate GNS036 chromosome 4, iyPtiAriz1_principal, whole genome shotgun sequence includes the following:
- the LOC143145620 gene encoding uncharacterized protein LOC143145620 — protein MEDLLAKGAAAEDSAEARGAANVAVEAQFTIARITKDDTKFGYVVAQLDGKYAEEVEDIVCNPPDGNTYEAIKRELIKRLSDWDTTRLAGSSVSDDFLTEIWKNRLPVKTQLVLAATSDKDGTKLAEIADRVHEIPVERGRIASVSHPSDVDLLREELKQMRLQLNAVTNSTRQRWRSPRRERFRRRSSSRNPSQGASVKRELCWYHDRFAEKAAKCIPPCKWADKRSENKYTKMKLLVDTGADV, from the exons ATGGAAGATCTGTTAGCAAAAGGGGCGGCTGCCGAAGATTCCGCTGAAGCGCGAGGTGCCGCGAATGTGGCA GTGGAAGCCCAGTTCACCATCGCACGTATCACCAAGGATGATACGAAATTCGGGTACGTGGTGGCTCAATTGGATGGCAAATACGCGGAGGAGGTTGAGGACATCGTTTGTAATCCTCCGGATGGCAATACATACGAAGCCATCAAAAGGGAGCTGATCAAGCGATTGTCGGACTGGGACACTACGCGG TTGGCAGGCTCATCGGTCAGCGACGATTTCCTAACGGAAATTTGGAAGAATCGTCTCCCAGTAAAGACGCAACTGGTACTGGCGGCGACATCCGATAAGGATGGAACAAAGTTAGCCGAAATAGCGGACCGGGTACACGAAATACCAGTGGAAAGAGGAAGGATTGCTTCGGTTTCTCATCCTTCGGACGTGGATCTGTTAAGGGAGGAACTGAAACAGATGCGTTTGCAGTTAAATGCAGTGACGAACAGTACGCGTCAACGATGGCGATCGCCTCGACGCGAACGGTTTAGAAGACGATCGTCGAGCAGAAACCCTTCGCAAGGTGCTAGTGTTAAACGTGAATTGTGCTGGTATCACGACAGGTTCGCTGAGAAGGCTGCAAAATGTATCCCCCCGTGCAAATGGGCAGATAAGAGGTCGGAAAACAA ATACACCAAAATGAAATTGTTGGTGGATACGGGGGCGGATGTATGA
- the LOC143145636 gene encoding uncharacterized protein LOC143145636, with the protein MAPSVESRNRALNSQRTAFKNEVAAFKQFLDGCDPTVQEDEIEIRLADLTNEFASFGKSQADLDSTDETGDSCRDRIDIKNSYFSCLAFARRLLKSVETVTAQQPQRERFANTTPTSAEVLEGDINLPKLNLPQFSGRYEEWPGFADQFRSAVHDSVRLGDCRKLMYLRSCLRGEASSLIESLEISAANYTPAWNLLEEHYNRPAVIVNNHVRALFELPSMAKVTHNNLRPFLTTLESHYRALKTIQQPSADTLLIFLCLSRLDQETNLKWREHTRENTFPSLDELCKFLRDRCHDLEPSNTAFAAHRADVRNRAPPSLPTPRPARPLQPKIHKTRVHTTVQISCPMCRAPHSIYSCDNFKEATVAQRAEVVAEARLCRNCLKRGHVANACTVCNCRVCNKKHHTLLHTDAPEDLRPSSSRVNVTCLSSNTENRAILSTAIINVVNKNGESRPCRIMLDSCAQSHFLTRRFARHLNLQLDETQIPVTGMNRMKSQIRHYTRARIQSRVTNFAADVTFLLVEEIAAPLPDVQINRGKLQLPKNVPLADPEFHKPSEIDGLLGAQLFWNLLSVGQIRPSCSGKRY; encoded by the coding sequence ATGGCTCCGTCCGTAGAATCGCGTAATCGTGCTTTAAACTCACAACGCACTGCCTTCAAAAATGAGGTAGCCGCCTTTAAACAATTTCTTGACGGCTGCGACCCCACCGTCCAAGAAGACGAAATTGAAATACGCTTGGCCGATTTGACAAACGAATTCGCGTCATTCGGAAAGTCCCAAGCCGATCTCGACTCAACAGACGAAACGGGAGACTCATGTAGGGATCGAATCGACATTAAGAATTCGTATTTTTCGTGCCTCGCCTTCGCGCGCAGGCTACTAAAATCAGTAGAAACCGTTACCGCGCAACAACCGCAACGCGAACGCTTCGCGAATACGACACCCACCAGCGCAGAGGTCCTTGAAGGCGATATAAATCTGCCTAAACTCAACCTGCCGCAATTCAGCGGACGGTACGAGGAATGGCCAGGTTTCGCCGACCAATTCAGGTCCGCGGTTCACGACAGCGTGCGTTTGGGCGATTGCCGCAAGCTGATGTATCTGCGATCGTGTTTGCGCGGTGAAGCGTCCAGTCTGATCGAGTCGTTGGAAATTTCGGCCGCGAATTACACTCCGGCGTGGAATCTCTTAGAGGAACATTATAATAGGCCTGCGGTAATCGTGAACAACCACGTGCGCGCCCTGTTCGAGCTGCCAAGTATGGCCAAGGTTACGCACAACAACCTGCGACCGTTCTTGACGACGCTAGAATCCCATTATCGCGCCTTAAAAACAATTCAACAGCCATCAGCTGATACGCTCCTGATCTTTTTATGCCTTTCGCGACTCGACCAGGAGACAAACTTAAAGTGGCGGGAGCACACTCGCGAAAACACGTTCCCGAGTTTGGACGAATTGTGCAAATTCCTTCGCGATCGCTGTCACGATTTGGAGCCGTCGAACACCGCATTCGCCGCGCACCGCGCAGATGTTCGCAACCGCGCTCCGCCTAGTCTTCCCACGCCGCGACCCGCGCGACCCCTGCAGCCTAAGATTCATAAAACGCGAGTCCATACAACAGTACAGATTTCCTGCCCCATGTGCCGGGCACCCCATTCTATATACTCGTGCGACAACTTCAAGGAGGCTACCGTAGCTCAACGCGCGGAGGTGGTAGCGGAGGCGCGACTCTGCCGGAACTGCTTAAAGCGAGGACACGTTGCAAACGCGTGCACTGTGTGCAACTGTCGGGTGTGCAACAAAAAGCATCACACGTTGTTGCACACGGACGCGCCTGAGGACTTACGCCCCTCAAGCAGTCGCGTGAACGTTACTTGCTTGAGCAGCAACACGGAGAACCGCGCCATATTGTCCACCGCGATCATCAACGTCGTTAATAAGAACGGGGAATCACGACCGTGCCGAATAATGTTGGACTCGTGCGCGCAATCGCACTTCCTCACccgtcggttcgcgagacactTAAATTTGCAACTTGACGAAACGCAAATTCCGGTAACCGGAATGAACCGGATGAAATCACAGATTAGACATTACACAAGGGCTCGCATCCAGTCGCGCGTCACCAACTTCGCCGCCGACGTGACATTCTTATTGGTCGAGGAAATTGCCGCGCCGCTTCCAGATGTCCAAATTAATCGTGGCAAGTTGCAGCTGCCTAAGAATGTACCGTTAGCCGACCCGGAATTCCACAAGCCGTCGGAAATCGACGGTTTATTAGGGGCACAACTTTTCTGGAACCTTTTGAGCGTAGGGCAAATCAGACCGTCATGCTCAGGAAAACGTTATTAG